Proteins from a single region of Centropristis striata isolate RG_2023a ecotype Rhode Island chromosome 9, C.striata_1.0, whole genome shotgun sequence:
- the LOC131977459 gene encoding MAU2 chromatid cohesion factor homolog, with translation MASNVEAPERWYLALLGFAEHFRTSSPPKIRLCVHCLQAVFQFKPPQRIEARTHLQLGSVLYHHTKNSELARSHLEKAWFISQQVPQFEDVKFEAASILSELFCQQNLVDSAKPLLRKAIQISQQTPYWHCRLLFQLAQLHTLEKDLVSACDLLGVGAEYARVVGSEYTRALFLLSKGMLLLMERKLGEVHPLLTLCGTIVENWQGNPIQKESLRVFFLVLQVTHYLDAGQVKSVKPCLKQLQQCIQTISTLHDDEILPSNPADLFHWLPKEHMCVLVYLVTVMHSMQAGYLEKAQKYTDKALMQLEKLKMLDCSPILSTFQVILLEHIIMCRLVTGHKATALQEISQVCQLCQQSPRLFTNHAAQLHTLLGLYCISVNCMDNAEAQFTTALRLTTHQELWTYIVTNLASVYIREGNRHQELYSLLERINPDHNFPVSSHCLRAAAFYIRGLLSFFQGRYNEAKRFLRETLKMSNAEDLNRLTACSLVLLGHIFYVLGNHRESNNMVVPAMQLASKIPDMSVQLWSSALLKDLNKALGNTMDAHEAAQMHQNFSQQLLQDHIAACSLPEHNLISWTDGPPPVQIQAQNGPTTSLASLL, from the exons ATGGCGTCAAACGTAGAGGCCCCGGAGCGCTGGTACCTCGCCCTTCTCGGCTTTGCGGAGCATTTCCGAACCTCCAGTCCGCCCAAAATCCGGCTCTGTGTGCACTGTCTACAGGCAGTGTTTCAGTTCAAGCCTCCTCAGAGGATCGAGGCCCGGACACATCTTCAGCTGGGCTCGGTTCTCTACCATCACACCAAGAACAGCGAGCTGGCCCGCAGCCACCTGGAGAAAGCG TGGTTTATATCCCAACAAGTCCCTCAGTTTGAAGATGTCAAATTTGAAGCAGCCAGCATTTTGTCTGAACTCTTCTGCCAACAG AATTTGGTGGACTCTGCAAAGCCCCTCCTGCGCAAGGCCATCCAGATCTCACAACAAACACCATACTGGCACTGCAGATTGTTGTTCCAGTTGGCG CAACTTCATACACTGGAGAAAGACTTGGTGTCAGCATGTGACCTGCTGGGGGTTGGAGCTGAGTACGCCCGGGTTGTTGGCTCGGAATATACCAG GGCACTGTTTCTCCTCAGTAAAGGAATG TTGCTGCTAATGGAGAGGAAGCTTGGGGAGGTGCATCCTCTGCTCACACTGTGTGGAACTATTGTAGAAAACTGGCAGGGAAACCCCATCCAGAAGGAGTCCCTGAGGGTCTTCTTCCTGGTCCTACAGGTCACACACTACCTGGATGCTGGACAG GTGAAGAGTGTGAAGCCGTGTCtgaagcagctgcagcagtgtATCCAGACCATTTCTACACTCCACGATGATGAGATTCTGCCCAGCAACCCAGCTGACCTCTTCCACTGGCTGCCCAAGGAGCACATGTGTGTCCTCGTGTATTTG GTGACAGTCATGCACTCCATGCAAGCAGGCTATCTGGAGAAAGCTCAGAAGTACACAGACAAGGCTCTTATGCAACTAGAGAAACTAAAAA TGTTGGACTGCAGCCCCATCCTCTCTACCTTTCAAGTCATTCTACTGGAGCACATCATCATGTGTAGACTCGTCACGGGCCACAAGGCTACTGCATTACAAGAG ATCTCACAGGTGTGTCAGCTGTGCCAACAGTCGCCCAGGTTATTCACCAACCACGCTGCTCAGCTTCACACGCTATTa GGTCTGTACTGTATCTCAGTCAACTGTATGGATAATGCAGAGGCACAGTTTACCACAGCCTTGCGG cTCACCACACACCAGGAGCTGTGGACGTACATTGTAACCAACTTGGCCAGCGTCTACATAAGGGAAGGAAACCGACACCAGGAG cTGTACAGCCTCCTAGAGAGAATAAACCCTGACCATAACTTCCCAGTAAG CTCCCATTGCCTGCGTGCTGCAGCCTTCTACATCAGGGGACTCCTGTCCTTCTTCCAAGGACGCTACAACGAGGCCAA ACGCTTCCTAAGGGAAACCCTGAAGATGTCTAATGCAGAGGATCTGAACAGACTGACTGCCTGCTCCCTGGTTCTGCTCGGCCACATCTTCTATGTACTGGGCAACCACAGG GAAAGCAACAACATGGTTGTACCTGCCATGCAGCTTGCCAGCAAGATCCCTGACATGTCTGTTCAGCTCTGGTCTTCAGCACTGTTGAAAG ACTTGAACAAGGCTCTTGGGAACACCATGGATGCCCATGAAGCAGCCCAGATGCACCAGAACTTCTcccagcagctgctgcaggaccaCATCGCTGCCTGCAGTCTCCCTGAGCATAACCTCATCAGT tggacTGATGGCCCTCCTCCTGTCCAGATCCAAGCCCAGAACGGCCCAACAACCAGCCTCGCAAGCCTGCTATGA